From a single Entelurus aequoreus isolate RoL-2023_Sb linkage group LG12, RoL_Eaeq_v1.1, whole genome shotgun sequence genomic region:
- the LOC133662849 gene encoding DNA damage-inducible transcript 4-like protein, with the protein MVATNTPKPKGGEWVSEGGERRYDQACLEKDFWDHCLAGPPRNTEDRSCLQLAKMFESCLSRAKRSTLHCSAVLVPEKLTRRIAGEVLRLASCEPCGLRGCVLYVLLELDKGCQQLERIVCDASVVPTFELTLVFKKDGTAWPSLRDFLFMGTCFAPNFRRALKLSPGFRLVKKKLYSSSAGTVIEEC; encoded by the exons ATGGTGGCCACGAACACTCCGAAGCCCAAAGGCGGCGAGTGGGTCTCAGAGGGCGGAGAGCGGAGGTACGACCAGGCGTGCCTCGAAAAGG ATTTTTGGGACCACTGCTTGGCTGGACCCCCAAGGAATACTGAAGACAGAAGCTGCCTCCAGCTGGCAAAGATGTTTGAGAGCTGCCTGTCGCGAGCCAAGAGGTCAACGCTCCACTGCTCCGCCGTGCTGGTCCCAGAGAAGCTGACGCGGAGGATAGCGGGCGAAGTTCTGCGCCTGGCTTCCTGCGAGCCGTGCGGCCTGCGAGGCTGTGTTCTCTACGTGCTACTGGAGCTGGACAAGGGCTGCCAGCAGCTGGAGCGCATCGTGTGCGACGCCAGCGTTGTGCCCACCTTTGAGCTGACTCTGGTGTTCAAGAAGGATGGCACAGCTTGGCCCAGCCTGCGGGACTTCCTTTTCATGGGCACCTGCTTCGCCCCAAACTTCAGACGCGCACTTAAACTAAGTCCAGGTTTCCGCCTGGTCAAAAAAAAACTGTACTCCTCCTCGGCTGGTACCGTGATCGAGGAGTGTTGA